The proteins below are encoded in one region of Bacteroidales bacterium:
- a CDS encoding XRE family transcriptional regulator yields MNEEIMQIAERIRALRDINGISMESLASWLGMKVKDYQELESGKTDISVALLIKISQKLNVEFTALLTGENPRLHQYCVVRKGHGAHVDRMNQYTYESLAHNFIHKKAEPFLVNVRPEAGNETPTFNSHPGQEFEYILEGDMAVYFEDHSIELHEGDCIYFDSSHKHAIKALNNRPVRFLAMIM; encoded by the coding sequence ATGAATGAAGAAATAATGCAAATAGCCGAACGGATCAGGGCACTCAGGGACATCAACGGTATTTCAATGGAAAGCCTTGCATCCTGGCTGGGAATGAAGGTGAAGGACTACCAGGAACTGGAATCAGGGAAAACCGATATTTCAGTCGCTCTCCTCATCAAGATTTCGCAGAAACTGAACGTTGAATTCACAGCGCTACTTACAGGAGAGAATCCGCGCCTTCATCAATATTGTGTTGTACGAAAAGGACACGGAGCACATGTTGACCGCATGAACCAGTATACCTATGAAAGCCTGGCACATAATTTTATCCACAAAAAGGCGGAACCATTCCTTGTGAATGTGAGGCCTGAGGCAGGCAACGAAACACCAACCTTTAATTCCCATCCCGGCCAGGAATTCGAATACATACTTGAAGGTGACATGGCCGTCTATTTTGAAGACCATAGCATTGAGCTCCATGAGGGAGATTGCATTTATTTCGATTCTTCACACAAGCATGCAATTAAGGCACTCAATAACAGGCCGGTCCGATTTCTTGCCATGATCATGTAA
- a CDS encoding Mur ligase family protein: MTQKADMNIEKYTNYFFIGIAGTGMSAIAQYLRGTGCRVAGSDRLFGPDNKMLIQEQFEKQGISCFQQDGSGVTPDIQVVVVSTAIEESNIEYVKAKELGIPIMKRSELLALISKNRRTVAVGGTSGKSTTTAMIFHILQVNGFSPSLMTGAGLSSLQKQGLPGNAWVGESEWLVIEADESDGSIVNYYPEISVVLNIDRDHKEFDELMQLFSTFKEHTHGRFIVNNDHALINSLSQNHEYDFGTAGKAGYKGKDFKQQGFRIEFTVNGIPFIIPVLGRHNMENAMAAVAVAGAIGVTIEDSSKALETYTGIYRRTQLVGTKNGISVIDDFAHNPSEVAAAIKACQQIGTRVFAWFQPHGYGPLRFMHKELAEKVTQVLRSDDRFFMSDVYYAGGTVNRDIGSEVVIEAVQKNGKNAILVNNRSALPALFKSETKSGDIILLMGARDPSLSEFALRVLENL; encoded by the coding sequence ATGACACAAAAGGCCGACATGAATATTGAAAAGTACACGAATTATTTTTTTATCGGGATAGCCGGTACGGGTATGAGCGCTATTGCCCAATACCTGCGAGGAACAGGTTGCAGGGTGGCCGGTTCCGACAGGCTTTTCGGACCCGATAATAAAATGCTGATCCAGGAACAATTCGAAAAACAGGGAATCTCGTGTTTTCAGCAGGACGGTTCAGGAGTAACACCGGATATCCAGGTGGTAGTTGTCTCCACGGCCATTGAGGAAAGCAATATCGAATATGTAAAAGCAAAGGAACTCGGAATTCCCATAATGAAGCGGTCGGAATTGCTTGCTCTGATTTCTAAAAACCGACGGACTGTGGCTGTAGGTGGAACTTCGGGTAAATCAACCACCACGGCGATGATTTTTCATATTTTGCAGGTGAATGGCTTTTCGCCTTCGCTGATGACCGGTGCAGGATTATCTTCATTACAGAAACAGGGTCTTCCGGGAAATGCATGGGTGGGGGAGAGCGAATGGCTTGTTATTGAGGCTGATGAATCGGATGGTTCTATTGTTAATTATTACCCCGAGATCAGTGTCGTTCTTAATATAGACAGGGATCATAAGGAATTTGATGAACTGATGCAGCTTTTCTCAACTTTCAAAGAGCATACACATGGCCGGTTCATTGTAAACAATGATCACGCCCTGATCAATTCACTTTCGCAAAACCATGAATATGATTTTGGTACAGCTGGCAAGGCAGGGTACAAAGGAAAAGATTTTAAACAACAGGGATTCAGAATAGAATTCACTGTTAACGGAATTCCTTTTATCATACCGGTCCTGGGTCGTCACAATATGGAAAACGCCATGGCAGCGGTGGCTGTTGCAGGTGCAATAGGCGTTACAATTGAAGATTCATCCAAAGCGCTTGAAACATACACCGGAATTTACAGGAGGACCCAGCTGGTGGGGACGAAAAACGGCATTTCGGTAATTGATGATTTTGCCCATAATCCTTCTGAAGTTGCTGCAGCCATTAAGGCTTGCCAACAGATAGGAACCAGGGTTTTTGCCTGGTTTCAGCCGCATGGTTACGGACCGTTGCGTTTTATGCATAAGGAACTGGCTGAAAAGGTTACGCAAGTATTGCGGAGTGACGACCGGTTTTTTATGTCGGATGTATATTATGCAGGCGGAACCGTAAACAGGGATATCGGATCAGAAGTGGTGATTGAGGCGGTTCAGAAAAACGGGAAAAATGCCATACTGGTTAATAATCGTTCTGCATTACCGGCTCTTTTTAAAAGTGAAACAAAATCAGGAGATATTATTTTACTAATGGGTGCCAGGGATCCGTCGCTTTCGGAGTTTGCGTTACGTGTATTGGAAAATCTGTAG
- a CDS encoding isoprenylcysteine carboxylmethyltransferase family protein encodes MKTSLFLKQALGTLLFFALIFISAGKLLYWQGLVYLAIGIVMIILNYTVFSLDSDLLKERAKAGEGAKSWDKQLLLFSFLLTLVMYVTGGLDSGRYGWSPEFHPVLYGLGIVLTAAGQLLFLIAQKQNKFFSSTVRIQTDRGHTVCDTGLYTVVRHPAYMGSVIQAAGFPLLFGSLWSIIPVTLLILVFVIRTKKEDSTLVNELNGYKEYTAKTRYRLVPFIW; translated from the coding sequence ATGAAAACAAGTCTTTTTCTCAAACAGGCGCTCGGTACCCTTCTGTTTTTTGCGCTCATTTTCATCAGTGCCGGTAAGCTCCTTTACTGGCAGGGTCTTGTATACCTGGCTATAGGTATCGTAATGATTATTTTGAATTACACTGTATTCAGCCTGGATTCAGATTTACTTAAAGAACGGGCGAAAGCGGGCGAAGGTGCAAAGAGTTGGGACAAGCAGTTATTGTTGTTTTCCTTCCTGCTGACACTTGTCATGTATGTAACCGGAGGTTTGGACTCAGGCCGGTATGGCTGGTCGCCTGAATTTCACCCGGTGTTATACGGATTGGGCATAGTGCTGACTGCAGCGGGACAGCTTCTCTTTCTGATTGCCCAGAAACAAAACAAGTTCTTTTCAAGCACAGTAAGAATTCAGACAGACAGGGGACATACGGTATGTGATACAGGATTATATACTGTTGTACGGCACCCGGCCTACATGGGTTCTGTGATCCAGGCAGCAGGTTTCCCATTGCTGTTTGGCTCGTTGTGGAGTATCATTCCGGTAACTTTGCTGATTTTAGTGTTTGTTATAAGAACAAAAAAGGAAGATTCAACATTAGTGAATGAGCTTAACGGTTATAAGGAGTATACTGCCAAAACAAGATACAGACTGGTTCCGTTTATTTGGTAG
- a CDS encoding T9SS type A sorting domain-containing protein, with product METKLKFLLPIFFLFVAFLQIKGQTNISGNISINTVWTTKGSPYIIIDTVIVTGGVILTLKPGIIVRFRNGAELRINYSSIVAIGTPLNPITFTSDSPIPHAGIWSTISINGGDDTLSTFNYCNFEYAAAAIRNNGGVLSLLKVKNCNFNSNVIGINDIGWRAMAIDSCNFKNNTEYGLFELESSTISNCNISNNKIGISAMNIGGYNVHIDNCMIDLNQIGIEGLYPNSTIKNSIIRSNQYGIIFKPSNGYISLAKGNLIDSNKIAGIVLKGGFTIDSCQIRYNGIGIIDSGGINQNIIIRNKMEYNSSGIILGTSKDIFRCNKICNNTLYDLKSITLNDIKIPDNFWCSSDSLSILEKISDGNDTSSLGIVKITPLDTVQCCDSSNVLVINKTDGKIIGNSILIFPNPVSDYLTLALKPNISEAEIKVFNIIGGLEYSTLTNRDETIIDVTYFKSGLHIIQIIRGNSIIIRKFIKK from the coding sequence ATGGAAACAAAATTAAAGTTCTTGTTACCAATTTTTTTTCTATTTGTTGCCTTTTTACAAATTAAGGGGCAGACAAATATATCCGGAAACATCTCAATCAACACTGTATGGACAACTAAGGGTAGTCCCTATATTATTATTGATACAGTTATTGTCACCGGGGGTGTGATCTTAACATTAAAACCCGGAATTATAGTTAGATTTAGAAATGGTGCTGAACTCCGGATAAACTATTCATCTATTGTTGCAATTGGTACTCCATTAAATCCAATAACATTTACGAGTGATTCTCCTATACCTCATGCGGGTATTTGGAGTACAATTAGTATCAATGGAGGGGATGACACTCTTTCCACTTTTAATTATTGCAATTTTGAGTATGCAGCTGCTGCCATTAGAAATAATGGTGGAGTATTGAGTTTGTTGAAGGTAAAAAACTGCAATTTTAATTCAAATGTGATAGGCATTAATGATATTGGTTGGAGAGCTATGGCGATTGATAGTTGTAATTTCAAAAATAATACTGAATATGGATTATTTGAGCTTGAATCATCTACCATAAGTAATTGTAATATTTCAAATAATAAGATTGGAATCTCTGCTATGAATATTGGGGGATATAATGTTCATATTGACAATTGCATGATTGATTTAAATCAAATTGGTATTGAGGGGTTATATCCGAATTCTACTATAAAAAACAGTATCATTCGTTCTAATCAATACGGAATAATCTTCAAACCCAGTAATGGTTATATTTCTTTAGCAAAAGGAAATTTGATTGATTCAAATAAAATTGCCGGTATAGTTTTGAAAGGTGGATTTACTATAGATAGTTGTCAAATCAGATATAATGGCATAGGAATAATTGACAGCGGTGGTATAAATCAAAATATCATTATAAGAAACAAAATGGAATATAATTCTTCAGGAATTATATTAGGAACTTCAAAGGATATATTTCGCTGCAATAAAATCTGTAATAACACATTATACGATTTAAAATCTATTACCTTAAATGATATAAAAATTCCAGATAATTTTTGGTGCTCATCTGATTCTTTATCAATCCTGGAAAAAATATCTGATGGGAATGATACAAGTAGTTTAGGAATAGTCAAAATTACGCCTCTTGATACAGTTCAATGTTGTGATAGTTCCAATGTTTTAGTTATAAATAAAACAGATGGAAAAATTATAGGTAATTCAATATTAATATTTCCCAATCCGGTCTCTGATTATTTAACATTAGCATTAAAACCAAATATCTCAGAAGCAGAAATAAAGGTGTTTAATATCATCGGAGGTTTGGAGTATTCTACATTAACAAACCGTGATGAGACTATTATTGACGTAACTTATTTTAAAAGTGGCCTTCATATTATTCAAATAATTAGAGGTAACTCTATCATTATTCGAAAATTCATAAAAAAATAA
- a CDS encoding ATP-binding protein: MWQLDMRTILFGFLTCDLVSTMVMIALYVQNGRRFKGGIFWITNFTLQTISMALIILRGTVPDWISIVLSNTFLITGIFLGLISLEKFVGIKRNHVLNYALIAVFICISYWASMIKPDLEIRTINIAMAMLILCFQCSWILLCRTSKELRRITFGVGIIFAVYCIVNVFRIIAFLMKDIETNNFFESGQIESIVIISYQVLFLLLTYSIILMVNKKLKSDVELEDSERRKAEERLYESNRKLETLINNLNGVVYRCLKDTGYTMEYISDGVADLTGFNSQEFIQNRSRTFNSIIHADDQAMVWDSIRASIKNKTPYTIEYRIITASGEEKWVWEKGRAVWDENEVVALEGFISDITIRKKAENEVKLLNSELESRVIRRTKDLEEKTTDLEGFCYSVSHDLRAPLRAINGYSSIFLNKYSESVDEQGKSILKNVIESTIQMDNLINDLLSLSRIGRKEIVSNVLDMRTITESVINGLYGKDEIKNLTFELKDIQKCKGDPSMITHVIYNLVENAVKYSSKSEQPRIEISSSHLGSEVVYHIKDNGIGFDQQYADRLFNVFQRLHTEEEFAGTGVGLAIVKRIIQRMGGRVWAEGKVNEGATFYFSLPAISA; encoded by the coding sequence ATGTGGCAGTTGGATATGCGGACGATACTTTTCGGGTTTTTGACATGCGACCTGGTAAGTACAATGGTAATGATCGCGTTATATGTTCAGAATGGAAGGAGGTTCAAGGGAGGTATCTTCTGGATAACGAATTTTACCCTGCAGACTATTTCGATGGCATTAATTATTTTGCGGGGAACAGTACCTGACTGGATTTCAATAGTTCTCTCCAATACATTTCTGATTACAGGTATATTTCTGGGACTGATAAGCCTTGAAAAATTTGTTGGCATTAAACGCAATCATGTTCTGAACTATGCACTGATAGCTGTATTTATCTGCATTTCATATTGGGCTTCAATGATTAAGCCCGATCTGGAGATAAGAACCATAAATATTGCTATGGCTATGCTGATTCTCTGCTTCCAATGCAGCTGGATATTACTTTGCCGCACAAGCAAAGAATTACGGAGAATTACATTCGGGGTCGGAATCATATTTGCTGTATATTGTATTGTGAATGTCTTCAGAATCATTGCGTTTCTGATGAAAGACATTGAAACCAATAATTTTTTTGAGTCGGGTCAGATCGAAAGCATCGTCATCATTTCTTACCAGGTTTTGTTTCTCCTGCTGACCTATTCGATAATCCTTATGGTAAATAAAAAGCTGAAAAGTGACGTTGAACTTGAGGATTCAGAACGCAGAAAGGCTGAAGAAAGATTGTATGAAAGCAACCGAAAGCTTGAAACATTGATCAACAATTTAAACGGTGTTGTATACAGATGCCTGAAGGATACCGGGTATACAATGGAATATATAAGTGATGGTGTTGCCGATTTGACAGGTTTCAATTCACAAGAATTCATTCAAAACAGAAGCAGAACTTTTAATTCAATAATCCATGCAGATGATCAGGCCATGGTTTGGGACAGCATCAGGGCATCAATTAAAAATAAAACTCCTTATACAATTGAATACAGAATCATAACCGCTTCGGGGGAAGAAAAATGGGTATGGGAAAAAGGCCGGGCTGTATGGGATGAGAATGAGGTAGTAGCGTTGGAAGGATTCATTTCCGACATCACCATAAGAAAAAAAGCTGAAAATGAGGTTAAACTGCTGAATTCAGAACTGGAATCAAGGGTGATCCGGCGAACGAAAGATCTCGAAGAAAAGACAACCGATCTCGAGGGTTTTTGCTATTCGGTTTCACATGATCTTAGGGCTCCGTTGCGTGCAATAAACGGTTACTCCAGCATTTTTCTGAATAAATACTCTGAATCGGTTGATGAACAAGGAAAGAGTATATTGAAGAATGTGATTGAAAGCACAATTCAAATGGATAATCTTATAAACGATCTGCTTTCCCTTTCCCGGATAGGAAGAAAAGAGATTGTGAGTAATGTCCTTGATATGCGTACAATCACTGAATCCGTAATTAATGGCCTTTATGGGAAGGATGAAATAAAGAATCTTACTTTTGAATTAAAGGACATTCAGAAATGCAAAGGTGATCCGTCTATGATTACCCATGTAATATATAACCTGGTTGAAAACGCTGTGAAATATTCATCTAAATCAGAACAACCGCGTATAGAAATAAGCAGTTCCCACCTGGGTTCAGAAGTTGTTTACCATATTAAAGACAATGGGATTGGATTTGACCAGCAATATGCTGACCGGTTGTTCAATGTATTTCAACGATTGCATACCGAAGAGGAGTTCGCCGGAACAGGGGTTGGACTTGCCATTGTAAAAAGAATTATTCAACGGATGGGGGGCAGAGTGTGGGCTGAAGGAAAGGTCAATGAGGGAGCCACATTCTATTTTTCGCTTCCTGCAATATCGGCGTGA
- a CDS encoding helix-turn-helix domain-containing protein: MNLSPNYFGDLLKSETGKNAMEHIHYFVLEQAKNMLLGTEKRINEIACDLGFEYPQNFCKLFKKKVGVSPTEFRNEKVLLA, from the coding sequence ATGAATCTGTCACCAAATTATTTTGGTGATCTGCTTAAAAGCGAAACCGGCAAAAATGCAATGGAGCATATTCATTATTTTGTGTTGGAACAGGCTAAAAACATGTTGCTGGGTACCGAAAAGCGAATTAATGAAATAGCCTGTGACCTGGGTTTTGAATATCCTCAGAATTTCTGCAAGCTTTTCAAAAAGAAAGTGGGAGTTTCGCCAACTGAATTCAGAAACGAAAAAGTTTTACTTGCATAA
- a CDS encoding PLDc N-terminal domain-containing protein, whose protein sequence is MNILFMIGPIEILLLAFVIILPLAALIDILISEFEGGNKLIWVVVVLFANIIGAILYFLIGQKQKMR, encoded by the coding sequence ATGAATATATTATTTATGATTGGTCCCATTGAAATATTGCTGCTTGCTTTTGTAATCATTTTACCATTAGCCGCACTAATTGATATTTTAATAAGCGAATTTGAAGGGGGTAATAAATTAATCTGGGTTGTGGTAGTCCTTTTTGCAAATATTATTGGCGCTATTCTTTATTTCCTAATTGGACAGAAGCAGAAAATGCGTTGA
- a CDS encoding glycoside hydrolase family 172 protein, translating into MKLQLIFILLTALLISCNNSNKGPGSATSDELFVFNDKSQPRWVSFENITGEKGAGGKENFGAKGHACDSIAAGATKVLLNMKGPGIINRMWITISDRSPQMLRSLVLKIYWDNQEKPAVSVPFGDFFGIGLGKTAAYENALFANPESRSFNSFVQMPFKEAAKVELVNESSADLTMVFYDINLQMLPEWNPQYMYFHCYWHRDTLTQLTKDFEILPEVKGKGRFIGSNISILANPVYKDSWWGEGEVKMYLDGDSDFPTLVGTGTEDYIGTAWGQGQYFSTFMGCPVADEANKQWTFYRYHIPDPIYFKTDCKVTIQQIGGQDKKMVTELQEAGKELIPVTIHAAPTLVRIFSKDSVVNLKHSNLIEGWTNFYRRDDLSAAAYFYLDSPSDHLPDLQPVSIRTYKLK; encoded by the coding sequence ATGAAACTGCAACTGATTTTCATTCTTCTCACTGCACTCTTAATATCCTGTAATAACAGCAATAAAGGACCCGGAAGCGCCACTTCTGATGAATTATTCGTTTTTAACGATAAGTCGCAACCGCGCTGGGTAAGTTTTGAGAATATCACCGGGGAAAAAGGGGCCGGAGGAAAGGAAAATTTTGGTGCCAAGGGTCATGCATGCGACAGCATAGCCGCCGGTGCAACAAAAGTGCTCCTCAATATGAAAGGGCCCGGCATTATCAACCGGATGTGGATCACCATCAGCGATCGTTCCCCGCAAATGTTGAGAAGCCTTGTATTGAAAATTTACTGGGATAACCAGGAAAAACCGGCTGTTTCAGTTCCGTTTGGCGATTTCTTCGGAATCGGACTCGGCAAAACGGCCGCCTATGAAAATGCCTTGTTTGCCAACCCCGAAAGCCGGTCGTTCAACTCCTTTGTTCAAATGCCTTTCAAAGAAGCTGCAAAGGTAGAATTGGTCAATGAATCATCAGCTGACCTTACGATGGTATTCTATGACATTAATCTGCAGATGCTACCGGAATGGAATCCGCAATACATGTATTTTCATTGCTACTGGCACAGGGATACACTGACTCAATTAACCAAAGATTTTGAAATTCTACCCGAAGTAAAAGGCAAAGGAAGGTTCATTGGAAGCAACATCAGCATACTCGCTAATCCCGTTTACAAAGATTCCTGGTGGGGTGAAGGTGAAGTTAAAATGTATCTCGACGGCGATTCCGATTTTCCAACCCTTGTAGGAACCGGAACCGAGGATTATATAGGCACGGCGTGGGGTCAGGGACAGTATTTTTCAACCTTCATGGGCTGTCCGGTTGCCGATGAAGCAAACAAACAATGGACGTTTTACAGGTACCATATTCCTGATCCAATATATTTCAAAACTGATTGTAAGGTTACCATTCAGCAGATAGGGGGACAGGATAAGAAAATGGTAACTGAATTACAGGAAGCAGGGAAAGAACTGATCCCTGTCACCATTCATGCCGCACCCACACTGGTTCGCATTTTTTCAAAGGATAGTGTGGTGAATCTTAAACATAGCAACCTGATTGAGGGCTGGACGAACTTTTACAGGCGTGATGACCTTTCGGCTGCGGCATATTTCTACCTTGACAGTCCTTCTGATCATTTACCGGATTTACAGCCGGTTTCAATACGTACATATAAACTGAAATAA
- a CDS encoding T9SS type A sorting domain-containing protein, with protein MKTNLLLISILGFSGWLQAQDTIRSLIITEASFTTSSAYVELTNSGDSALHLNRFEFGVIHPYDKRIDTTDLNRWFFVGQDDWFMLPDTMLDPGESIVFTGSSLPSGNSDEEDCWYVRYHNTFWSVDTEPLLIRDSIVTDQVGGIFTGPAGQQAPGVKDAAGVPGATRNSILVRKFSIIQGNIDFEKGRGTNAFESEWIVIPLQVHDTSVCRNQFWTLGNHVNAHLGPETLLSNTIAINWTDTTLVIPWGIRRDDPVMKEFTRKPGIAWHYDYSASYNDSAYLSAQTGDVLTLFACGDNAEVIPFRITVSDATADANIVIPKRLVDPVLSFAGQGPLYEVTENVPGMDTIRGDALTANSYAAHIDTLFKYLEGAPAAMWEIVFVDGIEKIFVKNGDLLRVKSESGLVKDYYIKVTGQYINYDAFVTSDIYTVDQVSYNITCNLMQNDSIPVTEFISNLIPSQGASIRVFNSNYLEKTGIVEPGDFIVVTSVDGYNKSYYTIQVFIVNANTADFKSIRIFPIPSQGVLNISGIPERSRITVKDITGRNLIETIANKNTIQISLENKPAGMYFIRISNDTGSVCYKVIVK; from the coding sequence ATGAAGACGAATCTATTGCTCATTTCAATTTTAGGCTTTTCAGGATGGCTTCAGGCGCAGGACACAATCAGAAGCCTTATCATCACCGAAGCCAGCTTTACTACTTCCTCTGCCTATGTCGAACTTACCAATTCGGGTGATAGTGCCTTGCATTTGAATCGATTTGAATTCGGTGTGATTCATCCATACGATAAAAGAATCGACACCACTGATCTGAATAGATGGTTTTTTGTAGGACAGGATGACTGGTTCATGCTACCCGACACCATGCTTGACCCCGGCGAATCCATTGTATTTACAGGAAGCAGCCTGCCTTCAGGTAATTCAGACGAAGAAGATTGCTGGTACGTGAGATATCACAATACATTTTGGTCTGTTGATACTGAACCTTTGCTCATCAGGGACTCGATAGTAACCGACCAGGTCGGGGGAATTTTCACGGGTCCCGCAGGACAGCAGGCCCCCGGCGTCAAAGATGCAGCCGGTGTTCCAGGTGCAACCAGGAATTCCATACTGGTTCGCAAATTCAGTATAATACAGGGGAATATTGACTTTGAAAAAGGCAGGGGAACCAATGCATTCGAATCAGAATGGATTGTAATTCCTTTGCAGGTTCATGATACATCCGTCTGTAGAAACCAATTCTGGACACTTGGGAATCATGTGAACGCACATCTTGGACCGGAAACGTTGTTATCAAATACAATAGCGATTAACTGGACTGACACTACGCTTGTTATTCCCTGGGGAATAAGACGAGATGATCCTGTTATGAAAGAGTTCACAAGGAAACCTGGAATTGCCTGGCATTATGACTATTCGGCTTCTTACAACGATTCCGCATACCTTTCTGCTCAAACCGGAGATGTATTAACTTTATTTGCATGCGGAGACAATGCAGAAGTAATTCCTTTCAGAATAACGGTTTCTGATGCTACAGCGGATGCAAACATTGTTATTCCGAAAAGATTAGTTGATCCCGTTCTTTCCTTTGCCGGCCAGGGACCATTATACGAAGTAACCGAAAACGTTCCGGGCATGGACACTATCCGGGGCGATGCGCTTACTGCAAACAGCTATGCCGCACATATAGATACCTTATTTAAATACCTGGAAGGGGCTCCGGCTGCAATGTGGGAAATAGTATTTGTTGATGGAATTGAAAAGATTTTTGTAAAAAACGGAGACCTGCTCAGAGTTAAATCGGAAAGCGGCCTGGTAAAAGATTACTATATTAAGGTAACCGGACAATATATTAATTATGATGCATTCGTAACTTCAGATATTTATACCGTTGACCAGGTCTCTTACAATATAACCTGTAATCTGATGCAGAATGACAGCATTCCGGTTACTGAATTTATATCTAATCTAATACCTTCTCAAGGAGCCTCAATCAGGGTTTTTAATTCTAATTATCTTGAAAAGACCGGCATTGTTGAACCAGGAGATTTTATAGTGGTTACTTCTGTTGACGGTTATAATAAATCTTATTATACAATACAAGTGTTTATTGTGAATGCGAACACTGCCGATTTTAAATCCATCCGCATTTTCCCCATTCCTTCTCAGGGTGTTTTAAACATTTCAGGCATCCCTGAACGAAGCAGAATAACTGTCAAAGATATTACCGGCAGGAATTTAATTGAGACGATCGCAAACAAGAATACAATACAAATTTCACTTGAAAATAAGCCTGCCGGAATGTATTTTATCCGGATAAGCAACGACACAGGTTCAGTGTGCTATAAAGTAATTGTGAAATAA
- a CDS encoding TMEM165/GDT1 family protein translates to MTGAYFIAMVAVVLAEMGDKTQLLAMAFACRYRWQTVLWAVLAATLVNHLMAVVVGNMITQVIPMVWIKLAAAASFILFALWTIRGDKLDKDKKEKGRSPFWTVAIAFFIAEMGDKTQLMTISLAADQAIKIGGTGLVARIYQIVPVWMGTTTGMIIADAVGIIAGRVLHKRLPDRFIKWLAASCFAIFGFIGLHETLDELLKMGDQLHHILLIAGVVLMPFLMYFISKSKKLSRL, encoded by the coding sequence ATGACAGGGGCATATTTTATAGCAATGGTTGCAGTTGTATTGGCAGAGATGGGCGATAAAACCCAGTTACTTGCGATGGCTTTTGCATGCCGGTACAGGTGGCAAACCGTTTTATGGGCAGTTCTGGCAGCCACACTGGTAAACCATCTGATGGCTGTTGTTGTCGGAAATATGATTACACAGGTGATTCCGATGGTGTGGATCAAACTTGCAGCCGCTGCCTCTTTTATTCTTTTTGCATTATGGACTATCAGGGGAGATAAACTGGATAAAGACAAAAAAGAAAAAGGGAGGAGTCCTTTCTGGACCGTTGCCATTGCCTTTTTCATAGCCGAGATGGGCGATAAAACTCAGCTTATGACGATTTCACTGGCTGCTGACCAGGCCATAAAAATCGGCGGTACCGGATTGGTTGCCAGGATTTATCAAATAGTACCTGTTTGGATGGGAACGACAACCGGGATGATTATTGCCGATGCGGTGGGCATAATTGCCGGAAGAGTGCTTCATAAGAGATTGCCTGACAGATTCATTAAATGGCTTGCCGCCAGTTGTTTTGCCATTTTTGGCTTTATTGGACTACATGAAACCCTGGACGAGCTTTTAAAGATGGGAGATCAGCTTCATCACATTTTGCTGATTGCAGGGGTAGTGCTGATGCCGTTTCTCATGTATTTCATTTCAAAATCCAAAAAGTTAAGCCGGTTATAA